The following are encoded in a window of Magnolia sinica isolate HGM2019 chromosome 11, MsV1, whole genome shotgun sequence genomic DNA:
- the LOC131218983 gene encoding BTB/POZ domain-containing protein NPY2-like isoform X2 gives MIEIAWGCFFIGFSCLGFLFFIILRSCAPIDGKQLNEECGFQDLGLEAAGWYVAAELATDIIVSVGDVKFHLHKFPLLSKSPRLQKLVATTSEGNDDEIHIPDIPGGPPAFEICAKFCYGMSVTLNAYNVVAARCAAEYLEMHETVEKGNLIYKIEVFLNSGIFRSWKDSIIVLQTTKPLLQWCEDLKVVGRCIDAISSKACIDTSKVDWSYTYNRIKLPSEKGIEQQWDEVKKQPLVPKDWWVEDLCELKINFYKRVIMAVKTKDRMSNEVIGEALQAYALRWVPGIGKGTIQGGDITKSRLLVETIVWLLPVEKCSLPCSFLLKLLKAASLLDSSEMVKKELVKRIGQHLEEALVTDLLIPAPSQECAMYDVDMVQSMVEEFVMQDQSDQTGPMVGGEQHEIRSVPFVSDTSKLAVAKLVDAYLAEISRDPNLPLSKFVDLAEMVGGDSRPVHDGLYRAIDMYLKEHPGLSKAEKRRICRLMDCQKLSMDACMHVAQNERLPLRVVVQVLFFEQVRAATASTGSRADLPMSIRAVPPTENGESRGSSRSATTNTEDDWEATTAELKTLKGELASIRLAGEKNDSDVTKSSGGKVSGKVKGVGVFKPKKILNKIWSNKPGQGDNSGSDTSDSPGSGSANQEEIKATPSRNRRYSVS, from the exons ATGATTGAGATTGCTTGGGGTTGTTTCTTTATTGGTTTTAGTTgtttgggttttttatttttcatcattttaag ATCTTGTGCTCCTATTGATGGCAAGCAATTGAACGAAGAATGTGGATTCCAGGACTTGGGACTTGAAGCGGCAGGATG GTACGTGGCAGCGGAGTTGGCAACGGACATCATTGTTAGCGTGGGAGACGTTAAGTTTCATCTGCACAAG TTTCCCCTTCTTTCCAAGAGCCCGAGGTTGCAAAAGTTGGTGGCAACTACCAGTGAGGGAAATGATGATGAAATCCACATCCCCGACATTCCGGGCGGCCCACCTGCCTTTGAGATATGTGCTAAATTCTGCTATGGTATGTCTGTCACCCTCAACGCATACAATGTGGTCGCAGCTCGCTGTGCTGCGGAGTACTTAGAAATGCATGAGACTGTTGAGAAAGGCAACCTCATCTACAAAATTGAAGTCTTCCTCAACTCAGGCATCTTCCGCAGTTGGAAAGACTCGATCATCGTTCTTCAGACGACCAAACCTCTATTGCAGTGGTGTGAGGACTTGAAGGTGGTGGGCCGCTGCATCGACGCCATATCTTCCAAGGCATGTATCGATACATCCAAGGTGGACTGGTCCTACACTTATAATCGGATAAAGCTCCCATCGGAGAAGGGCATTGAACAGCAGTGGGATGAAGTCAAGAAACAACCATTGGTGCCAAAGGACTGGTGGGTCGAGGATCTTTGTGAGCTCAAAATCAATTTCTACAAGCGGGTTATAATGGCGGTCAAAACGAAAGATAGAATGTCCAATGAAGTGATTGGGGAAGCTCTTCAAGCTTATGCATTGCGATGGGTCCCGGGCATTGGCAAGGGAACAATTCAAGGTGGGGATATCACAAAAAGCCGGTTGTTGGTTGAGACCATTGTCTGGTTACTGCCTGTGGAGAAGTGCAGTCTTCCATGTAGCTTTCTTCTCAAGCTATTAAAAGCTGCTAGCTTGCTGGATTCTAGTGAAATGGTGAAGAAAGAGCTGGTGAAGAGAATAGGTCAGCACTTAGAAGAGGCTTTGGTGACAGATCTTCTTATTCCAGCACCATCACAGGAATGTGCAATGTATGATGTTGATATGGTTCAAAGCATGGTGGAAGAGTTTGTGATGCAGGATCAGAGTGATCAAACTGGTCCAATGGTGGGGGGAGAGCAGCATGAGATTAGAAGCGTCCCATTTGTATCGGATACTTCGAAGCTGGCAGTGGCGAAACTGGTTGATGCGTATCTTGCAGAAATCTCAAGAGACCCAAATCTTCCTCTATCAAAATTTGTTGATCTCGCAGAAATGGTAGGAGGTGACTCACGGCCAGTTCATGATGGACTTTATCGTGCCATTGACATGTATCTGAAG GAGCATCCTGGTCTGAGTAAGGCCGAGAAGAGGAGAATATGCCGTCTGATGGATTGCCAGAAGCTATCgatggatgcatgcatgcatgtcgcGCAAAATGAGCGTCTTCCCCTGCGGGTGGTTGTCCAGGTCCTCTTCTTCGAGCAGGTGAGGGCTGCTACTGCATCCACAGGGAGCAGGGCTGACCTCCCCATGAGCATCAGAGCTGTACCTCCAACGGAGAACGGTGAGTCCCGCGGAAGCTCGAGGTCAGCAACAACGAACACGGAGGATGACTGGGAGGCAACCACAGCCGAGCTCAAGACCCTCAAAGGGGAGCTAGCTTCGATAAGGTTAGCAGGTGAGAAAAATGACAGTGATGTTACTAAAAGCAGTGGCGGCAAGGTAAGTGGCAAAGTGAAAGGGGTGGGGGTCTTCAAGCCCAAAAAAATATTGAACAAGATATGGTCTAACAAACCTGGCCAGGGTGATAACAGTGGTTCTGATACGTCCGATAGCCCAGGGTCAGGTTCCGCCAACCAAGAGGAAATCAAGGCCACACCTTCAAGAAACAGAAGGTATTCGGTCTCTTAG
- the LOC131218983 gene encoding BTB/POZ domain-containing protein NPY2-like isoform X1 — translation MFLLLLFPVEDASCLPFWWFFFSFRDAVFRCRSCAPIDGKQLNEECGFQDLGLEAAGWYVAAELATDIIVSVGDVKFHLHKFPLLSKSPRLQKLVATTSEGNDDEIHIPDIPGGPPAFEICAKFCYGMSVTLNAYNVVAARCAAEYLEMHETVEKGNLIYKIEVFLNSGIFRSWKDSIIVLQTTKPLLQWCEDLKVVGRCIDAISSKACIDTSKVDWSYTYNRIKLPSEKGIEQQWDEVKKQPLVPKDWWVEDLCELKINFYKRVIMAVKTKDRMSNEVIGEALQAYALRWVPGIGKGTIQGGDITKSRLLVETIVWLLPVEKCSLPCSFLLKLLKAASLLDSSEMVKKELVKRIGQHLEEALVTDLLIPAPSQECAMYDVDMVQSMVEEFVMQDQSDQTGPMVGGEQHEIRSVPFVSDTSKLAVAKLVDAYLAEISRDPNLPLSKFVDLAEMVGGDSRPVHDGLYRAIDMYLKEHPGLSKAEKRRICRLMDCQKLSMDACMHVAQNERLPLRVVVQVLFFEQVRAATASTGSRADLPMSIRAVPPTENGESRGSSRSATTNTEDDWEATTAELKTLKGELASIRLAGEKNDSDVTKSSGGKVSGKVKGVGVFKPKKILNKIWSNKPGQGDNSGSDTSDSPGSGSANQEEIKATPSRNRRYSVS, via the exons ATGTTCCTCCTTCTCCTTTTTCCTGTGGAAGATGCTTCCTGTCTACCGTTTTGGtggtttttcttctcatttcgAGACGCTGTTTTCCGTTGCAGATCTTGTGCTCCTATTGATGGCAAGCAATTGAACGAAGAATGTGGATTCCAGGACTTGGGACTTGAAGCGGCAGGATG GTACGTGGCAGCGGAGTTGGCAACGGACATCATTGTTAGCGTGGGAGACGTTAAGTTTCATCTGCACAAG TTTCCCCTTCTTTCCAAGAGCCCGAGGTTGCAAAAGTTGGTGGCAACTACCAGTGAGGGAAATGATGATGAAATCCACATCCCCGACATTCCGGGCGGCCCACCTGCCTTTGAGATATGTGCTAAATTCTGCTATGGTATGTCTGTCACCCTCAACGCATACAATGTGGTCGCAGCTCGCTGTGCTGCGGAGTACTTAGAAATGCATGAGACTGTTGAGAAAGGCAACCTCATCTACAAAATTGAAGTCTTCCTCAACTCAGGCATCTTCCGCAGTTGGAAAGACTCGATCATCGTTCTTCAGACGACCAAACCTCTATTGCAGTGGTGTGAGGACTTGAAGGTGGTGGGCCGCTGCATCGACGCCATATCTTCCAAGGCATGTATCGATACATCCAAGGTGGACTGGTCCTACACTTATAATCGGATAAAGCTCCCATCGGAGAAGGGCATTGAACAGCAGTGGGATGAAGTCAAGAAACAACCATTGGTGCCAAAGGACTGGTGGGTCGAGGATCTTTGTGAGCTCAAAATCAATTTCTACAAGCGGGTTATAATGGCGGTCAAAACGAAAGATAGAATGTCCAATGAAGTGATTGGGGAAGCTCTTCAAGCTTATGCATTGCGATGGGTCCCGGGCATTGGCAAGGGAACAATTCAAGGTGGGGATATCACAAAAAGCCGGTTGTTGGTTGAGACCATTGTCTGGTTACTGCCTGTGGAGAAGTGCAGTCTTCCATGTAGCTTTCTTCTCAAGCTATTAAAAGCTGCTAGCTTGCTGGATTCTAGTGAAATGGTGAAGAAAGAGCTGGTGAAGAGAATAGGTCAGCACTTAGAAGAGGCTTTGGTGACAGATCTTCTTATTCCAGCACCATCACAGGAATGTGCAATGTATGATGTTGATATGGTTCAAAGCATGGTGGAAGAGTTTGTGATGCAGGATCAGAGTGATCAAACTGGTCCAATGGTGGGGGGAGAGCAGCATGAGATTAGAAGCGTCCCATTTGTATCGGATACTTCGAAGCTGGCAGTGGCGAAACTGGTTGATGCGTATCTTGCAGAAATCTCAAGAGACCCAAATCTTCCTCTATCAAAATTTGTTGATCTCGCAGAAATGGTAGGAGGTGACTCACGGCCAGTTCATGATGGACTTTATCGTGCCATTGACATGTATCTGAAG GAGCATCCTGGTCTGAGTAAGGCCGAGAAGAGGAGAATATGCCGTCTGATGGATTGCCAGAAGCTATCgatggatgcatgcatgcatgtcgcGCAAAATGAGCGTCTTCCCCTGCGGGTGGTTGTCCAGGTCCTCTTCTTCGAGCAGGTGAGGGCTGCTACTGCATCCACAGGGAGCAGGGCTGACCTCCCCATGAGCATCAGAGCTGTACCTCCAACGGAGAACGGTGAGTCCCGCGGAAGCTCGAGGTCAGCAACAACGAACACGGAGGATGACTGGGAGGCAACCACAGCCGAGCTCAAGACCCTCAAAGGGGAGCTAGCTTCGATAAGGTTAGCAGGTGAGAAAAATGACAGTGATGTTACTAAAAGCAGTGGCGGCAAGGTAAGTGGCAAAGTGAAAGGGGTGGGGGTCTTCAAGCCCAAAAAAATATTGAACAAGATATGGTCTAACAAACCTGGCCAGGGTGATAACAGTGGTTCTGATACGTCCGATAGCCCAGGGTCAGGTTCCGCCAACCAAGAGGAAATCAAGGCCACACCTTCAAGAAACAGAAGGTATTCGGTCTCTTAG
- the LOC131218983 gene encoding BTB/POZ domain-containing protein NPY2-like isoform X3: protein MKFMKLGSKPDSFQTDGNNVRYVAAELATDIIVSVGDVKFHLHKFPLLSKSPRLQKLVATTSEGNDDEIHIPDIPGGPPAFEICAKFCYGMSVTLNAYNVVAARCAAEYLEMHETVEKGNLIYKIEVFLNSGIFRSWKDSIIVLQTTKPLLQWCEDLKVVGRCIDAISSKACIDTSKVDWSYTYNRIKLPSEKGIEQQWDEVKKQPLVPKDWWVEDLCELKINFYKRVIMAVKTKDRMSNEVIGEALQAYALRWVPGIGKGTIQGGDITKSRLLVETIVWLLPVEKCSLPCSFLLKLLKAASLLDSSEMVKKELVKRIGQHLEEALVTDLLIPAPSQECAMYDVDMVQSMVEEFVMQDQSDQTGPMVGGEQHEIRSVPFVSDTSKLAVAKLVDAYLAEISRDPNLPLSKFVDLAEMVGGDSRPVHDGLYRAIDMYLKEHPGLSKAEKRRICRLMDCQKLSMDACMHVAQNERLPLRVVVQVLFFEQVRAATASTGSRADLPMSIRAVPPTENGESRGSSRSATTNTEDDWEATTAELKTLKGELASIRLAGEKNDSDVTKSSGGKVSGKVKGVGVFKPKKILNKIWSNKPGQGDNSGSDTSDSPGSGSANQEEIKATPSRNRRYSVS from the exons ATGAAGTTTATGAAACTTGGATCGAAGCCCGACTCCTTTCAGACAGATGGGAACAATGTCAG GTACGTGGCAGCGGAGTTGGCAACGGACATCATTGTTAGCGTGGGAGACGTTAAGTTTCATCTGCACAAG TTTCCCCTTCTTTCCAAGAGCCCGAGGTTGCAAAAGTTGGTGGCAACTACCAGTGAGGGAAATGATGATGAAATCCACATCCCCGACATTCCGGGCGGCCCACCTGCCTTTGAGATATGTGCTAAATTCTGCTATGGTATGTCTGTCACCCTCAACGCATACAATGTGGTCGCAGCTCGCTGTGCTGCGGAGTACTTAGAAATGCATGAGACTGTTGAGAAAGGCAACCTCATCTACAAAATTGAAGTCTTCCTCAACTCAGGCATCTTCCGCAGTTGGAAAGACTCGATCATCGTTCTTCAGACGACCAAACCTCTATTGCAGTGGTGTGAGGACTTGAAGGTGGTGGGCCGCTGCATCGACGCCATATCTTCCAAGGCATGTATCGATACATCCAAGGTGGACTGGTCCTACACTTATAATCGGATAAAGCTCCCATCGGAGAAGGGCATTGAACAGCAGTGGGATGAAGTCAAGAAACAACCATTGGTGCCAAAGGACTGGTGGGTCGAGGATCTTTGTGAGCTCAAAATCAATTTCTACAAGCGGGTTATAATGGCGGTCAAAACGAAAGATAGAATGTCCAATGAAGTGATTGGGGAAGCTCTTCAAGCTTATGCATTGCGATGGGTCCCGGGCATTGGCAAGGGAACAATTCAAGGTGGGGATATCACAAAAAGCCGGTTGTTGGTTGAGACCATTGTCTGGTTACTGCCTGTGGAGAAGTGCAGTCTTCCATGTAGCTTTCTTCTCAAGCTATTAAAAGCTGCTAGCTTGCTGGATTCTAGTGAAATGGTGAAGAAAGAGCTGGTGAAGAGAATAGGTCAGCACTTAGAAGAGGCTTTGGTGACAGATCTTCTTATTCCAGCACCATCACAGGAATGTGCAATGTATGATGTTGATATGGTTCAAAGCATGGTGGAAGAGTTTGTGATGCAGGATCAGAGTGATCAAACTGGTCCAATGGTGGGGGGAGAGCAGCATGAGATTAGAAGCGTCCCATTTGTATCGGATACTTCGAAGCTGGCAGTGGCGAAACTGGTTGATGCGTATCTTGCAGAAATCTCAAGAGACCCAAATCTTCCTCTATCAAAATTTGTTGATCTCGCAGAAATGGTAGGAGGTGACTCACGGCCAGTTCATGATGGACTTTATCGTGCCATTGACATGTATCTGAAG GAGCATCCTGGTCTGAGTAAGGCCGAGAAGAGGAGAATATGCCGTCTGATGGATTGCCAGAAGCTATCgatggatgcatgcatgcatgtcgcGCAAAATGAGCGTCTTCCCCTGCGGGTGGTTGTCCAGGTCCTCTTCTTCGAGCAGGTGAGGGCTGCTACTGCATCCACAGGGAGCAGGGCTGACCTCCCCATGAGCATCAGAGCTGTACCTCCAACGGAGAACGGTGAGTCCCGCGGAAGCTCGAGGTCAGCAACAACGAACACGGAGGATGACTGGGAGGCAACCACAGCCGAGCTCAAGACCCTCAAAGGGGAGCTAGCTTCGATAAGGTTAGCAGGTGAGAAAAATGACAGTGATGTTACTAAAAGCAGTGGCGGCAAGGTAAGTGGCAAAGTGAAAGGGGTGGGGGTCTTCAAGCCCAAAAAAATATTGAACAAGATATGGTCTAACAAACCTGGCCAGGGTGATAACAGTGGTTCTGATACGTCCGATAGCCCAGGGTCAGGTTCCGCCAACCAAGAGGAAATCAAGGCCACACCTTCAAGAAACAGAAGGTATTCGGTCTCTTAG